The DNA segment ATTGATTCATCCTTTCAACAATTCAGGGTTTATTATATTCCAAGTACCCGTGTACAAACAGTGCAGTAgtcgcaggagacacagatttgatcctgagtcaggaagatctgcaagagtaggaaatggcaacccaatggCAGATTTCTtgccttgggaaatcccacggacataggacactggcgggctgcagtacatgatatcgcaaagagtcagacatgaacagTTGAGTAGGCAGGCTCAGGAGCTTAGACTTTGAGAATTTCAGGACTAACCCCAAGTCTACTGAAATGATACAGCATTTTAAACAATATCTCCAAGTGGGTAGTTTGCTCCAACCACTTGGCCGGTTTGAGAGAGTTGTTTAAGAGCTGTGGTGTCCTACATTAGCCACTAGCCACCTgtgttcatttaaatttaaattagtgaaaatgaaatcaaaataaagaaataatttcttcagTCAGTAACTACTAtttaatagatgctcaataaccACAGGTAAACATAGAGGTTGTGCAGATACAAACACTTCTATCATTGTAGTAGGTTGTTTTAGGCTGTATTTTGATAGAAAATTTCTTATGGAGAACTTCTAGCCCAGCCTGAGAAATGGAATGTGGTAAATATATGAGACTGAGACTTGCTGCTGGAACTGAGGATTGgtgtatttttgaaatataacagAAATTAGTTAACTTCTAGATGTACCAGATATTACAGATAGAAGGAAACTGGAAAGTTGAGTGTAGTAAAGTTGTTTTaggaaattaaattaataatatatagTTATGCTTGGAGGGGAGTTTCAAGCAGGAGCTTGGAGGGGAGTTTCAACCAGGAGTTTCACCTGGTCCTCAGGTGAGACCATCCGACAGAAAATTAAAACGGATGTGATTTCTCATTACCTTTCTGAGCACATGATTATAACACAATGCTCTACTTGTTATATAgctcttctttttaatttggcCTTTTTTATATTTAGTGAACATAGTCACTTTTTTCCTTACATTTTTGAAAGTTAATGAATTTTAGAATGCTTATATACAGTCCCCGTGGCTTGCCCTGGTGCATACTACCTATATCTTTTACAGTCACTGGCTATGGTAGAGTGGGGTGTTGACACCAACATTAAGAGGACATGAAGTTGTGAGATGTCCATCACTTGTCTCACTttagtttttcttatttattttttacatttgtaaGGTAAAAATAGTTGAATTCTTAGTCTAGCAGAAAAATACACTGTTTTAGGATCTATGTAGATTTAGGATTCAAAAGTATTAAACACGAGTTTTTTTTGTGGGCTATAAGTAATAGGAGAAACTTTCCAAATTTACAGTCCCATGGGGATGAACCTGCTTTCGAGAACCATGTTCACACTACAGTTAGAGTGTAAGTACTTGGGTCTCAAGCAATAACAGTATGTACATGCAGCACAGCTCCATCATTCTATAAATATCTGGGGAAGAACTTTTCAGGTGGAAGCATGTCTCAATTATCGTCCTCTAGGAAAGGCAGAGACCTATAAACAATGAAGCGAATGGCCCTGAGCCCAGTGTCTTCTCCCTTATTTGGTACCTAAAAAGCCATGGTACCAACAGTAGTTGCATAAGAAAGAAATTGTGACATCTGCTGTAGGAAGTACTTTTCACCTATCTTAAACTGAGTACATATAACTTAGGGAACAAGTTGAACATGTATTCAACAACTGATATTATGACTACAATGATTACCAAAATAGTAAAGTATTAAACATCTGGATTTTACCTGTATCTTGAGGACTGATAGTATTAGGCTCTGGCCCAAAAAGGAAAAGGGCCTTTATAATGTGCTTGAAAAGGAAAGGGGCCTATATTACTGTTACTGTTGCTATCGACAGTGATATCATTGAGGATGACAAGTAGCCCTTTTTTCCAGACTCATAAAATACCTGTCCTGGGAAAATTGGAATGTTCCGTAGCCAAAATTTTAACCTTCCCTCTTTATACACTGTATTTGTATTTCGTATATAACATGGTCTCAAGTCCCAGAGATTTACTTTTAGACAGTATGAGTCCAAAATAACTATTGAAAAACAAACCAAGTGATGTCTATGTAATTTGTTAAGTATGGAGAGATGACATCTTTAAAACTGATTATCCTGTCTTGGAGTTATATGAGAAAATTCTCAAGTTACTATTGAACGTAGGCCAGAAGAATTAGATTTTTGAAAGTAGGGATATctactagaaaaaaaatcacaacaccAAAATATCTTTCCTGTTTATTTACTTTGACAAACATGAGACTTAGTTTCAGTATTTGATTATTTAATAGATACTAGTTTTGTGCTTAATAATCCAATATTTACTCAGTTCCATTAGTTCTTCATGTTACAAAGAGATGGAGGAGTAAATCAGCCATATTTGCTATGAAATGTTAGTTCAGCTCCTTAGGTGAACATATTCAGCCAATTAATTTAGGTTGCGACAGTCAGCTTTGTATTTTGCTAGTAAAAACTCAAGGAAAGTTATGAAGACTCAGGAAATGATTTAAAGGAGAATTTTGTCTTCTAACGCCCTGTGTGCCTATTTGCAGTGTTGAAAACAGTTAaatcaaatatgtattttaagtATCATTTTGGAATACAGGAAATATGTACACAATTGTACGCtaaatattggggaaaaaagGCTAATGGATAGACTGTCACTAAGCAATTTACAATATTAACCCAGGTGTATGTTTTTTGAGCTTAGAGCTGGTTATTTGTTATAGAACTGCCATTCTGGGGCTTCATGATTCACTTTTCTTCACTGAGGATGGCATGAGGGATTTCTAATGCCGATTTTGGGTCTAAAAAATCTATTATACTAAGTTTGAAAGAAGGTTTTAAAGACTGTGTTTGGAGCTGTTTATCTAGAAAAACAAACGGAGCAGCCCCACACCCCAGCCTTCCAGAAAACCCGTTTAAATCACGAAACACTGCAATCAAACCCAGTTTATAGTCTCGTCActcataaacttttttaaaaagtcagtttttgcTAAAATAGTTATCTATCTTGTACGTAGAATTTTCTATCCCAGTGCCAATTCCCAGTGCTTAGTGCAAACAAGTTGCAGGAGAGCTGTGCTATTGCTCTCGCGAAAAAACCGATTTTCCttgtatatttcagtaaaaataagGTTATTTATATAGAgttgaaaagaaaacaatgtgtATGACAATGCCCTGGAAGAAAGATTTGCAAAGGAAACAGAGAGAACTAGTAATTTTAAGGAAAATCTGAAAGTTGTCTCAATTTGACTGAAGTTTCCAAGAGAGTTGGGGGAATCAGGAAAGTTTCAGGGAGCCGGTTTTGAAAGTAGGTATAGCAAATAAGGCAGGAATGAAGCCTGAAGAGTCTCGGATCAGTTTCCCCCACATGCCTAATTATTTCGTGCCcagatttcttatatttttcttcttttttaaggggCAAAAAACACAGCCACTCGGCAGAGCCGAGGAGTCCTCCCTAGCCGCGCGGCGCACAGACCAGGCAACCAATCATCACTCAGCGACTCTCTATATAAACCCCCAGCCGGCGACGCCCGGGACACGCCGTTCTGACAGTTTATCCTTACTATTTTGTCTTTCCTGGCTAAACAGAAGCATGTCGGAGACGGCTCCGGTTGCTCCTGCTGCTCCCGCACCTGCAGAGAAAACACCTGTTAAGAAGAAGACGAAGAAATCGGGCGCGGCCGCTGGAAAACGCAAGGCCTCCGGGCCCCCGGTGTCCGAGCTCATCACCAAGGCTGTTGCCGCCTCCAAGGAGCGCAGCGGCGTGTCTCTGGCTGCGCTCAAAAAGGCACTGGCGGCCGCCGGCTACGATGTGGAGAAGAATAACAGCCGCATCAAACTGGGTCTCAAGAGTCTGGTGAGCAAGGGCACCCTGGTGCAGACCAAGGGCACCGGGGCTTCCGGCTCTTTCAAGCTCAACAAGAAGGCGGCCACCGGGGAGGCCAAGCCCAAGGCGAAAAAGGCGGGCGCGGCCAAGCCCAAGAAGGCTGCTGGGGCGGCTAAGAAGCCCAAGAAAGCCACGGGTGCGGCCACTCCGAAGAAGGCTGCCAAGAAGACCCCTAAGAAAGTCAAAAGGCCGGCGGCGGCTGCTGGGACCAAGAAAGTAGCCAAGAGCCCAAAGAAGGCGAAGGCAGCCAAACCGAAGAAGCCGACTAAGAGTCCGGCCAAGGCCAAAGCCCCCAAGCCCAAAGCAGCCAAACCTAAAGCTGCCAAACCCAAGGCTACAAAGGCCAAGAAGGCGGTCTCCAAGAAGAAGTAAATCTTCAGCGGCACCTCCTGCTTTGAAAATCTCAAAGGCTCTTTTCAGAGCCACCCACTAATTTCAGGTGAAAGAGCTTAACCGGACATGAATCCCTAAGTTTACCAACGAGTTTTGTAATAAaggtaattaatttttttaaatttgccgCTCTACTGTGATTGGACAGCTGAGTATGCGTCCGGGTGCGCGCGCACCACAGAATCAGTACCGTGATGGTGGTCACAGTGCTGTAGTGCGAGCTCAGTGCCTCTGAAAGGAGCCACTTGTGACGGCTCTGGGTCTTAGCAGGGATGTTGAGCAGGACGCTGCACTGTGCGATGGTAACGCGACCCCGAAGTTCCTCGTTGAGGATTTTAAGCttcggggggtggggtgggtagtgTACGCTTTGTGATGTGCCCCGTTCCCCGCCAGCTCCGGTATCTCTTCCTTGTACTCCAGCACCGCGGTCTCGTTCACCGGGACCCGGTCGGAGTAGTTACCCTTGGGAAGCAGACGATGCATGCGGTCCCTGGGAAACGAGCCTGGCCCGGGAGGAGCTGGTTTTTGGCCTTTGTTCGCCCTCTGCCGCCCTGTTTTCATCCTCCATATTTGTTAGGGAAAAAGTGCGACCTGAAGAGTGTATTATTACAGTCTGGATGTTTGTAAGGTTTTCTTTCCCATTGGTTTGTAGTGTCTAAGGAGAATTAGCCAATCAGAACGCACTCCCGGGTTTATTTGCTTGGTCTCTAGGAGAAAATACTGCGTCAATTAGAGACTGAAATACAAGGATTTGCGTATACTTGGAAACAGTTGAAAAGCTTGTATTTTTTTCCCGCTTAATGAATGTAGTCCTACTCGAGGGGACTTTGATACTACTGATATTCTGCCTGAGTCTGCATAATTGTTCCTACTATGCTGACAGTGTGAACTGCTCAGTCGTCCGacttttttgagaccccatggactgcaccccgccaggctcctctgatcttgggatttccaggcaaggatcctggagtgggttgccatttcgctctccaggggatcttaccggcccagggatcgaacctgtatctcctgcattgtagggcggattttttacagctgagccactgggggagccAACCCTAACACTAAGGTAtagtaaaaaaaattgttttaaaaaaaaagtataaaaagcactCCTGGCTGTTTATAATTTACCCGTTTATCAAATTCTTTCCCGCTAAGATGGTTGGCAGTCTCATATCTTTTGGTGGATAAGTAATAAATAGGGAGATAGAAATAATTAAGCTTTGGGAAACGCAAGGAGAATGCTTAGCTTCTCGAGCCGCAGTAACCAGGGCGAAATAAATGGTTCTAGCAAGATGGATGTTTCGTCATTTCCACTTTATACTGTTTTTAATTTCAGGGGAATGCCACTGTGTTTTACTGATGAATCTTGACAAAAATCTGAGTTTTGTAGACCATTAGGCAGTTGTAAGCATGGTTGGGGAAAAATTACATCTTAGCAAACTAAATTCAGTTAAGCATTTCCTTTTAGTATGTCTGTAAGCACAAGCAGTTACAGTGGATTTTGCAGACCTTATTGAGTTTTTCAACAGTGGCTGTCATAGATGTTTTTATATCACTTTGAAGATATGAAGATATCTTGAAATAAAGTTTACATCATTCTGAGTCCTTGAAACTGACATTTGTTATTCCACCAGTTGCTCTGTTATTTGATATGACTAATGAAGCACATTATATGTacgtaaatacattttaaaattatattttaatatgccTTTCTTATCCTGTATTGGTATTCTAAAACATGATATTGAAAAGGTGTTTATAGGTTCCCCAGGGTGTCCATAGAGTCCACCATACAAGTCATGAGTCCCTGAGCAGATTGTCAGTGGGCGAACACCTCATGGTTAAAAGGCTTCatcttatttatttgcttacaGCCTattccgccccccccaccccacccccacccccaccgccagcCCCTTACATACACCTTACTGGTTAATAGTTTATTAAATTTTAGTCTttcaactttaaagaaaaaaaaaatctttgattatCTTTCTAGCTTTTctaaatgagattttatttttcatccatTGCAGTTGCattccatattttcttctttctggaaagAGCCCCAAATCCCGTCTCTTAGAACAGTGGTTTGGTTGAGAAGGATATTTGGATAAATGGGAAAATGTGAAATGGTTACTCAAGAGTCTTTTTGAATATAATAGATTGCATCAAGAGGGAAAGTTAAGAGGGAAGAGACCTGCGAGGTCTTTAATACCAGAATGAGTTTGGCTTCTGATGAAGAATGATGAGGAATAAGAATTATGTGGGAATGTGACATTCAATAAGAGTGGTACTATACAGTATCTGTAGTTAATTACATTTTACAAAGCTCTTCTATGCCTACCTCACTATAAAGCTCTTGCAGTAGGTATAGCTAAACtccttgtttattattattagtgtGTACCAGATGTCTttgggggtcttagttccccaagcagggattgaacccagtgtTTGCCGTGAAACCACcaagtcgtaaccactggactacgAGGGAATTCCCAATGTTGTTGGTTTTACAGTTCTGCAAATTGTGGCTTAGAAAGATGAAATGGGCAGCATCATCGTCAATAAACAGTGCACCTGAGTCTCAAACCCAAAGTCTCAAAGTTTCTTTCTTCCTAGTGTCATTTTCTGTGCACTGCTCCCCATCTATTATGCCTACTGGAAAATGagttctctatttcattttgaTGCCCATCTAGAAAGACGTAACATTCATGTATTTCTGTTTGAGATCCTTTGTGACCTATCCAATTCACAATCCCTTTAGAATGTACCAGAAGCAATTAAACATCATTCATTCAATGCTCTTCTAGTTTTAGTCTGGCTTCTGTAAATTAAtattcatattcctttcccttgGACAGTTTCTAATTTCCAAGGAAATCAGAACTTGTTTAAATCTTACTCCATCTTCCCAAGTTTTGTTGCACTTAAAGCAGCTTAAAATGAACAACTTGGGAATGGGTAAAGAACACAAAGATGGCTTGATATTCTGCACCAGGAAGATGAAAGATCAGAAAGCTTATTCCTGTCCCAAAGCCACATCCCTAGGAGAGTATTCTGAAACACTCATCCTTGGAGTTCTGATGTTCTTTTGGTGAACAAAGGTGGTCTGTCAGGTACAGTGGCAATACCCAGGTTTAGGAAAACTTAACAGATCGACATTTACAGATGACAGATATCGGCCAGGAACCTGTATGAGTAGTTGTCTGCAAAAtatactaaaaggaaaaaaaaggtttctTAGCTTGGAAGGTGTGAAGGGCATGTGCATATTTTCTTAATGCAGGAGGGTACTTAGGCATATGACATAAATCTAAGCCAAATGTATTAATAATCTTTCAAACCAGCCTGAAGTTACTATTTTCTTACTTCTGCTTAGTAATTACCTGACTCCTTATAACTGCAGGAGGTAGACTGAGTTCATGTCACTGTGTGGAGGCCTTGATTACTCATGTCACTCAGTCACTAAAGCAGGTAAATGTTTATATAGTGACgacctgtagactgtagcccaccaagctcctccatccatgggattctccaggcaagaatacttgagtgggttgccatttccttctccaggggatcttcctgacgcagggatcgaacccaggtctcccacattgcagacagacactttaacctctgcaccaccaggaaagcccttaaatacaagaatccaagtactaacatcagagatttcaagggaggaaaggaagccaggttgaataaagaagagggaggaggcaggagaggggggcGAAAGGGGTGGACTTACAgacatctcctgccacctacagatacccaggcgaaTTGGGACTttcccctgggcctccagagaagggaggactagaactcggccctaccagaaatcagaccagaccagaaccagaattcgagttctctgccaagaggaggtgatcagtctccaatcctcagctcaggctgagggcccttcgaccagattcctgtgtccaggaccgggggactagaaaaacagggaaggataggaaaggttaaggagaggaaagagagagggaaggggagagaggtcaataaaatCTCTTGTTCTTTACCGgtcagggcactctggccagttgtgtgtgtcaggaggagaccagggacaaaagggtcccagttgcggccgcttggtctggtccattggcaggtaAGCTGGACCATGAGTATCCCAAGTGGTCAGGAAGTCAGTCTCAGTGAAGAGGAGTCCCcaccagagtcgccatttgttgcaggaagacggaccccttccagggcccgaaactgggctcttgtctaacactcggaaatgaattgtccaaggagacacatatGCTAAACAAAAGATTtcattgggaaagggcacccgggcggagagcagtagggtaagggaacccaggagaactgtttatatagtagtagtagtgaaagtcactctgtcctgtccgactcttgcaaccccatggactgtagtccaccaggcttctctgtccatgggattcttaacgcaagaatagtggagtgagttaccatttccttctccggggcaatcttcccgacccaggaatcaaacccatgtctcctgcatcgcaggcagattctttaccgactgagctatgagggaagctgaCATTTATATAATCTGACATTTTCTCCCATCTCATATTCTCTCCTTGTCCTCTTACACCTGGGATGATTCCATTGCTTCCTAATTAGTACTGTAGCCATGTTATTCCTAACTCGTTCTTCCTAATTAGTTTATCCAGCCCCTAATTCCTAAATTCTGATCATCTGTCATATAAAAattattgctgctaagtcacttcagtcatgtccaactctgtgggaccccatagacggcagcccaccaggctcccccgtccctgggattctccaggcaagaacactggagtgggttgctcccTATTAGCCTTTGGTTCAAGTGGGAACTTTATtgccttttgttgttgctgctttttctgtttgttttgacaGTTCTATTCATCTGTAATTCTCTCCTTTCTACCTGGAATAAGCTTTCCAATTTCATCTCAGGTTCCATCTCAATGAATAAGTTCccctaattaaaaaaatctagtttCCCTGCTAATGTGCCTGATGATAGTAATATTTCAGTACTATTATtatcaagggaatatttataATGCATCTTTTCCCATTAAACTAAACC comes from the Capricornis sumatraensis isolate serow.1 chromosome 22, serow.2, whole genome shotgun sequence genome and includes:
- the LOC138069241 gene encoding histone H1.3, producing MSETAPVAPAAPAPAEKTPVKKKTKKSGAAAGKRKASGPPVSELITKAVAASKERSGVSLAALKKALAAAGYDVEKNNSRIKLGLKSLVSKGTLVQTKGTGASGSFKLNKKAATGEAKPKAKKAGAAKPKKAAGAAKKPKKATGAATPKKAAKKTPKKVKRPAAAAGTKKVAKSPKKAKAAKPKKPTKSPAKAKAPKPKAAKPKAAKPKATKAKKAVSKKK